The Methanospirillum lacunae region TATACATCTGCGATATTTTTACGATATTTTGTACTGCCAGGGTCTCGTTCCATCGCGGTCTCGTATGCCTCAATGGCTTCATCATATCTATGGAGAATTTTGTACGCGTTTCCGGTAAGAAGCCATGCAGGGGCAAAATCGGGTCGTTCCTTTATACATCGTTTGAAATATGATATTGCATGTTGATAGGCCCCTATCTTCATGAGTGAGCGACCCATCCCGTAGAGAATATCCGGGTCCTGGGGTCTGACCTTTATTGCATGATCATAAGCCTCAATTGACTCGTGATATTTTCTCAGGTCATAGAGGTACCTCCCTTTCAGATCCCAGGGATACGAATAAGATGGATCGATTTTTTTAGCCTTATCAAAAAAATCAACAGCCTCGTCCCTCTTTCCAAGAGTCCAGAGTGCCATTCCCTTCTCATGATATGCAGCAGGGTATTCAGGATGTAACACCAGTGCCCTGTTACACAATTCGATCGCTTCGAGGCATTTCAGGGCGTCCTGTGTCTTTTTTGCGAGACCCCTGAGTGCTTTTGCCCTGTTGGTGATTGCCTCAACGTACTCGGGTTCTATCTCAAGTGCCCGGGTGAAACATTCATCAGCCCTGTCGTAGCGTTCAAGTCCTAAAAATGCCTTACCCATCCCGTTCCAGCATTTTGAATTTCCTCTATCTAATTCAAGACCACGGTTGAAGGTTTGGATGGCTGCCTCAAACTTCTCTTTGGCAAGTTGGTTCTCTCCTTTCTGGCAATAACCATCTGCCGGGGTGGCATCAGATCCTCCCAGCCAGTCTCTGATTCCCATAATATTGAATGTGGCGATCCTGCACTTTTACATTATTCTACTGGGATAAAAACCTATATCTGGCAAAACTGGTGACCAGATCAGAAAAATTCTCCCTGAATTTTTATCACATCAGTACTGTCAATCGCCTGTGCATAGGCGTCCAGTGGTTCCTGGTTCAACTCTATGAATCTGATCCCCCAGGATACTTTTCCAAGGATCTCCCGTGCCTGTTCCTCCTCACCGAGTATGCAGAGGCCAGCTGCCATCGCTTCAATTGAAGTCAGTTTAAAGGGTTTGCCAAAGTTCACCGGGTTTGCAGCGAGGAGAAACGGAAGAGCCCGCCTGAACCTCCAGTTACGTACGATGCTGGTATCAAGCACTGCCCATGAACAATCAAGAGCGGTAATGGTCCGTGTTCGTTCTTTGTCTGCAGGAGATAATGCCTGTTCTGCTGTGGGATCGAGAATGAGACTGCTGCGGGGGACGTGGGTTAAACGAGAGAATATTTTGACCATTCCTGCCCGCTCCAGTTTCTTCATCGTGCATTTCTTCGGATCACAAGTGTTGTCCCGGTATGCAAGGAGCGGTATCATCTATCATGACTGCACGTGATATGAGATAATAATGTACCTTCTCTTCTGTCCCTGTATCAGGGAACCAGGTCTGCGGGCATCAGGAATTACCACTGAACGCGATATCCTGGCATTTGATCAAGTTCTCTCCCGGTGCAGGTCTTATGGAATTGATATGCGATTCCTTCCCTGTCCCGAGACCCTGTACCTGGGAGCCGACAGGAGCCCTGCTACATTCTCTGAGAGGCTAGATACACCCGATTTCAGGCATCTTCTTGATCAGATGGAACGGGAGATCAGGTCCACGATTGCAGATCTCGGAGTCCCCTACGCCATTGTCGGAGTTGATTCGTCACCCACCTGTGGGGTGAATAAAAACTGGAGATCTCCAACTGGCCGTGAAACAGGGAGGGGTGTTTTCCTGGATCGGTTTCCAGATATCCCTGCGTACGATGTCTATGCTGTAGCTATGAGCAGGATTTACCTGGCTGGCCCACTCTTCTCTGAAGCTGAGCGCACCTGGAATATCAGACTTGCACAATATCTTCGGTCGTATGCATATGATGTGTATCTTCCTCAGGAGATCGGGGATTCATCGGCATCACGGGGAATGGATGCACATCTGGAGATTTTTTCCCGGAATCTTTCGGCCCTTGAAAACACGGATATTGTTGTTGCAGTGATTGATGGTGCTGACGCCGACTCTGGAACATCTTGGGAGATGGGATATGCCTATGCAAAAGGAGTTCCTGTCATTGCAGTCAGGACCGATTTCAGAATGGTCGGTGCCATTGAGCATGTGAATCTCATGCTTGAGCAATCAGCTGTGGTAACTCATAACCTGGAAGAGCTCCGTGAGGCTCTTCCCTGCCCTTTACCGGTTTCCTGATCATCTCCCGGTAAGAAGAAGCAGGAGAGCTGATGCCCCTGAAAGAATGCCCGCCCTTTCCCTGATGAGATTATTTTCGGTTCTGCTAATCAGAAGAAACAGTAATCCGAGTGCAAAGAGGTACTCCGACGGGGTTGTCAGTTCACGCATAAGGCCCCAACCGAAGTAGTTCTCCATCTGGTAAACAGGGAACGGCCCGAGCAGGGGATAAAACCAGTTCACCGGTATCTTCCACATCTCATCCAGGATCTGATGAGTCATGATACCAATCCCAAGGGCAACTGTAATGTACTTGTTTCTGAAGAGAGCAGTTGTGATCAAAAGGATTATTGTGAGTCCCATCAGGGAATGGGCGATAAGTCTCCCATCTCCTATTGATGGAAAAATGATGTATCCAAGTGGTTTGTCAATAAGGTCAGGGAGAACAGATCCCAGTACACAAGCCGGGAGAATGTACCTTGATTTAAACCGATTTTGAAGGAGCAGTCCAGATGCTGCTCCGAAAAAGAGGTGGCAGGCTATTAACATGAGCAGTTATCAGACACTGCACGTCGTCTGATCTCCTCTGCAATTCTGCGTGAACTGGTAAAAGGGGTTCCTGCGTACTCGCTGATTCTGATGATCTCGGTCTTTAGTCCACGTTCGCTCAGGGAGTCACGAAGACGACTCTCCTGAAAGTGCTGATTGAACCCAAGTGTGATGATATCGGGTTTTATCTCTTCAATGGGCCTGAACATATCATGCTGATCGCCAAGTACTGCTTTAAAAACTCCTTTCAGGGCCCCAACCATAATCACCCTCTGTTCTTCAGGAATAATCGGCCTGGGTTTATGTTTCACGTTTTCATCCCTGGCGACGATGACCCAGAGTTCAGTTCCCAGATGCGCAGACTCACTGAGGTACCAGAGATGCCCGGGGTGGAGGATGTCGAAGGTTCCGGTTGCGACTACTCTACGGATTTTACTCATCCGGTATTACCTCGAGCTCAATACTTGTCCCGTCAGCGTGGAAACACCTCCAGTCATCCTGACCATAGGGGTGTCCGACGATGATGTGGCAGGACCCGGTCCGTGAGAAGAATGCAAGATCTGCTTCTGACGGCCGTATTGCTCCGCTTGGATGACTGTGTGCGCTTCCGATATATCCGACGTTGAGTGGGATCATCTCAAACAGAACCGAAGCACTCGCTGATCCCCCAATGGTTCCGGGAATAATATCCACGTTCCGGATCACGCCCTCTTCTGTTGACAGAAGCGCTGCAAACTCCCGGGGGTGTGATTCCTGTCCCATGATAAGCAACAGGGAAAGGGTATCTGCTGAGATTCCTCTGATATTCATGAATTATCCATATACCTGAAGGAGAAGATGTTGGACTTCATCATTCATTGATTGTTCCCCGGCTGCAGATCAGAATGGGCCATCCTGTTCAAAGCTTCGCCCGAATTTTATCGCAAGTTCTGCCTTGAAGAGTTCACGACCCAGGTATCCGGCATGATCGAGGAGTGATATTGCGTCCTGCTTTAAAAGGGTGTAGAGTACATCCTGCCATCGTTTTCCTCTGACTGCTGATCCGTTCCTGACAGCGATGATCCATCCGTCCTCGATCCCGATTCTGAAATTTCCGCGCGGATCATATTGAATCTCATCAGGCATCTGTTCAGCATCGACAATACTGGAGTATTCCAGGGGAGGTTCTCTTCTTTTACGTTTCTCTTTGATGCAGAAGAGATCAATGCCGAGATCCTTGGGATATGGACGTTCACCGGTGAGGAGCATCATCTCGGTTGCCCTCCTCATCTCTTTGATGGAATCCTGTGTTTTATCGCTGTGTTCACTACAGAATATGATGGCAGCATGGAGTTCGTGTGCCATCGCTGCAAGTAGGGCATTGATCCCGATTGAATCGGCATCAATCAATTCAATTACGTTGCCAGCCCCAAAAAAGAGAGGACAGCCATGATCTGAAAAGCCGGCAAGGGACCTGGTAAGTCCCGATCCTGCGGGTTGCAAAAGGGGATCGGCGATAAGCCGGGTCAATCCCAATTTTTTTGCCTGCTCTATTGTCTCTCCAAGGGCTCGTTCCAGGGGAACAATAACCGCTGCTGCCCTGGCCTCTATGATATCGGGTCCCACTTCATTGATATTCCCATCATGGAGTGAGAGAATCAGATCAGCTCGTGGCAGTGCAGCCCTGATGAGCTCAGGGTTTTGGGTATCAACAGCCAGAGGTCCAGGCAGATCAGAAATTCTTTCAAACACCCTCCTCACGTCATCAGGTGTTGCATCAAACCCGAATCCAAGATCAACGATGTCAGCTCCGTCCTCAAAAAACCGGATTACCTTCTTCCTGATATCCGGATGGCGATGAGCATCCATGATCTCGGCCAGGACCTTTATCCGGGATCCTTTTCCGATCTTGACTCCCCGGATTGAGAAATCTCCAGTGGCCTCGGTTTCAAGTAATTTAACCTTGTCTGCAGCCTCTTTCTGTCGTAATGATGTGAGCAAATCATCGGCAGGAATCTCACGGGACAGCTCTATTGTATCTATGACTCTGAGTATCAATGAGAGATCTGCTGCATGACGTGGTCCACGATAAATTGGCACTCCCGTTTCTTTTTCGACCTGTTGAAAAGAGGCTGTGCACATACCTGATGTAATCACCATGTCATATGATCCATCAACAAGCAGGGTCCTCAGGTGATGAGGAGTGAGAAATGATGCGAGTTCACCGGTAACTACCACCGTAGCATCGTATCCTGTGGCTGCTTTCCTGACAACCTCTTCGGTGATCCTGCCGGTTGGGAGGAGTATCCGCATCATCCTTTCTTAATTACTGCAGGAGATAACCTATAGTAGTAGTGATGTTAACTGCTGATCTTCATGTCCATACATCCTGTTCCGGAGACGGTGAGAGCCGGGTTGAAGAGGTACTTGCAGCAGCACGCGCAGCAGGTCTCGATGCCATTGCTCTGACTGATCATGACACCATAGAAGGCTGCAGGATTGCAGCCTCAATAACCAGTGATGTCCTGGTAATTCCTGGTGTAGAAGTAACAACTAGGCAGGGTCACCTGCTTGCACTCGGAGTCAGTGGAGAGGTTCCTAAAGGTCTTGATGTCCTTGAAACAATCGCCCTGGTTCATAAAATGGGTGGGGTTGCAATCCTTCCGCATCCGTTTCATCGGTACCGGCACGGAGTCGCCCTAAAAAAGAAAGAAGCTCTCGAGGCAGCAGATGCTATTGAGGTCTTCAACAGCCGGTATATCCTCGGTGGAGCAAACAGGAAAGCTGCCCGTTATGCCCGTAGACTTGGAAAACCCATGGTGGCTGGAAGCGATGCACATAACTGCAGGTATATTGGGTACGGCAGGACAATCATCGAGGCAGACCGCAGTATTGCCGGTATCCTTGAGGCCATCAGAAACGGAAATACAAAGCCCGGGGGCAGGCGGACTCCTGTCAGAACCTATACTAAACAGTCACTTCGGAACTCATGGCGGAAACT contains the following coding sequences:
- a CDS encoding tetratricopeptide repeat protein; translated protein: MGIRDWLGGSDATPADGYCQKGENQLAKEKFEAAIQTFNRGLELDRGNSKCWNGMGKAFLGLERYDRADECFTRALEIEPEYVEAITNRAKALRGLAKKTQDALKCLEAIELCNRALVLHPEYPAAYHEKGMALWTLGKRDEAVDFFDKAKKIDPSYSYPWDLKGRYLYDLRKYHESIEAYDHAIKVRPQDPDILYGMGRSLMKIGAYQHAISYFKRCIKERPDFAPAWLLTGNAYKILHRYDEAIEAYETAMERDPGSTKYRKNIADVYFVMGNQALYKEGKYQEAIQYLDQTLKIIPRHINAWFSKGVAYRKLGAYRNATTCFLRVVEIDQNNSHAYYEMAQLLERGDNLEEAVRCYLEAIRSDPSHTDAMYKLGNLLIDVGEYKSAIQYFDQIIDKKPDSSVAWYAKGKALQKNGQDRDAERCFERAGKLAATP
- a CDS encoding metal-dependent hydrolase, producing the protein MLIACHLFFGAASGLLLQNRFKSRYILPACVLGSVLPDLIDKPLGYIIFPSIGDGRLIAHSLMGLTIILLITTALFRNKYITVALGIGIMTHQILDEMWKIPVNWFYPLLGPFPVYQMENYFGWGLMRELTTPSEYLFALGLLFLLISRTENNLIRERAGILSGASALLLLLTGR
- a CDS encoding dihydropteroate synthase-like protein, whose protein sequence is MRILLPTGRITEEVVRKAATGYDATVVVTGELASFLTPHHLRTLLVDGSYDMVITSGMCTASFQQVEKETGVPIYRGPRHAADLSLILRVIDTIELSREIPADDLLTSLRQKEAADKVKLLETEATGDFSIRGVKIGKGSRIKVLAEIMDAHRHPDIRKKVIRFFEDGADIVDLGFGFDATPDDVRRVFERISDLPGPLAVDTQNPELIRAALPRADLILSLHDGNINEVGPDIIEARAAAVIVPLERALGETIEQAKKLGLTRLIADPLLQPAGSGLTRSLAGFSDHGCPLFFGAGNVIELIDADSIGINALLAAMAHELHAAIIFCSEHSDKTQDSIKEMRRATEMMLLTGERPYPKDLGIDLFCIKEKRKRREPPLEYSSIVDAEQMPDEIQYDPRGNFRIGIEDGWIIAVRNGSAVRGKRWQDVLYTLLKQDAISLLDHAGYLGRELFKAELAIKFGRSFEQDGPF
- a CDS encoding nucleoside 2-deoxyribosyltransferase: MYLLFCPCIREPGLRASGITTERDILAFDQVLSRCRSYGIDMRFLPCPETLYLGADRSPATFSERLDTPDFRHLLDQMEREIRSTIADLGVPYAIVGVDSSPTCGVNKNWRSPTGRETGRGVFLDRFPDIPAYDVYAVAMSRIYLAGPLFSEAERTWNIRLAQYLRSYAYDVYLPQEIGDSSASRGMDAHLEIFSRNLSALENTDIVVAVIDGADADSGTSWEMGYAYAKGVPVIAVRTDFRMVGAIEHVNLMLEQSAVVTHNLEELREALPCPLPVS
- a CDS encoding adenylyltransferase/cytidyltransferase family protein, with protein sequence MRRVVATGTFDILHPGHLWYLSESAHLGTELWVIVARDENVKHKPRPIIPEEQRVIMVGALKGVFKAVLGDQHDMFRPIEEIKPDIITLGFNQHFQESRLRDSLSERGLKTEIIRISEYAGTPFTSSRRIAEEIRRRAVSDNCSC
- a CDS encoding CehA/McbA family metallohydrolase — its product is MLTADLHVHTSCSGDGESRVEEVLAAARAAGLDAIALTDHDTIEGCRIAASITSDVLVIPGVEVTTRQGHLLALGVSGEVPKGLDVLETIALVHKMGGVAILPHPFHRYRHGVALKKKEALEAADAIEVFNSRYILGGANRKAARYARRLGKPMVAGSDAHNCRYIGYGRTIIEADRSIAGILEAIRNGNTKPGGRRTPVRTYTKQSLRNSWRKLKGRITR
- a CDS encoding Mov34/MPN/PAD-1 family protein, which encodes MNIRGISADTLSLLLIMGQESHPREFAALLSTEEGVIRNVDIIPGTIGGSASASVLFEMIPLNVGYIGSAHSHPSGAIRPSEADLAFFSRTGSCHIIVGHPYGQDDWRCFHADGTSIELEVIPDE
- a CDS encoding DUF367 family protein — its product is MIPLLAYRDNTCDPKKCTMKKLERAGMVKIFSRLTHVPRSSLILDPTAEQALSPADKERTRTITALDCSWAVLDTSIVRNWRFRRALPFLLAANPVNFGKPFKLTSIEAMAAGLCILGEEEQAREILGKVSWGIRFIELNQEPLDAYAQAIDSTDVIKIQGEFF